The Engystomops pustulosus chromosome 4, aEngPut4.maternal, whole genome shotgun sequence genome contains a region encoding:
- the LOC140128960 gene encoding uncharacterized protein, whose amino-acid sequence MTKGLSTEVIDTIQASRKPVTNAIYAKIWKKFCTWCGDYPPSPENPNLSQILDFLQAGFSLGLKPSTLKVQISALSLYFDFPLADHRWIKRFIKGCSRIKPHIHNPVPSWDLSLVLNILTEPPFEPLDSANMKILTFKTIFLISITTARRLGEIQALSRREPFLRILDDKIILKLDPLFLPKVVSEFHRRQEIILPSFCANPKSEREKKWQTLDVRRCVLFYLEATKEWCKDSSLLVNFGGKNRGLKASKATLARWIKSTISLCYKTADTSLPGDIKAHSTRAMATSWAEKRGASLDQICRAATWSSSSTFAKHYRLDIASQEDLAFGRKILQAVVPPK is encoded by the coding sequence ATGACCAAAGGCCTTTCTACCGAAGTGATTGACACTATTCAAGCAAGCAGAAAACCAGTGACTAACGCAATTTATgccaagatctggaaaaaattctgtacaTGGTGCGGGGattatcctccttctccagaaaatccaaacttaagtcaaattttagattttttacaGGCTGGTTTTTCTCTAGGTCTTAAACCAAGcacccttaaggtccaaattTCGGCCTTAAGTTTATATTTTGACTTTCCTTTAGCAGATCACAGATGGATCAAAAGATTCATTAAGGGCTGTTCTCGTATTAAACCGCATATACACAACCCAGTCCCCTCTTGGGATCTTTCTCTGGTCCTAAATATtctcacagagcccccctttgagCCTCTGGATTCTGCAAACATGAAAATCCTCACATTTAAAACAATCTTCCTGATATCAATTACCACAGCACGCAGACTGGGCGAAATCCAGGCCCTCTCACGCAGAGAACCCTTTCTAAGAATTTTAGATGACAAGATAATTCTCAAACtagatcccctcttcctccctaAAGTTGTGTCTGAATTTCACCGTAGACaggaaattattcttccctctttTTGTGCTAATCCTAAATCTGAACGGGAAAAGAAGTGGCAGACTTTAGATGTTAGGAGATGTGTTCTCTTTTACTTAGAAGCAACAAAAGAGTGGTGTAAAGATTCCAGTTTATTAGTCAACTTTGGGGGAAAGAATAGAGGGTTAAAAGCTTCAAAAGCAACCTTAGCCAGATGGATTAAATCCACCATATCTCTCTGCTACAAGACCGCAGACACTTCCCTTCCGGGGGatattaaagcccattccactagggccatggcAACATCATGGGCCGAAAAAAGGGGTGCATCTCTGGACCAAATATGCCGAGCAGCAACGTGGTCAAGTTCCTCGACCTTTGCAAAGCACTATCGCTTGGATATTGCCTCCCAGGAGGACCTGGCATTCGGCAGGAAAATCCTGCAGGcggtggtccctcccaaataa